A genomic region of Arachis stenosperma cultivar V10309 chromosome 9, arast.V10309.gnm1.PFL2, whole genome shotgun sequence contains the following coding sequences:
- the LOC130947824 gene encoding thioredoxin-like 3-2, chloroplastic has product MSLPLPILHYNPPYSFFFSSTTASRSSPISISFKPQRPLFLLLHLLPSPLNALPQRQHHHQLGDSPLSIQLTPISTDDQFDHLLHHNQHPLIIVWVANWCRKCIYLKPKLEKLAAEYYPRLCFYTVDVNTVSHKLVARAGVTKMPTIQLWKDGKKQAEVIGGHNAYWVIGDVQEMIENECNT; this is encoded by the exons ATGTCACTCCCTCTTCCTATTCTTCACTACAATCCTCcttattccttcttcttctcttcaacTACTGCTTCTCGTTCCTCTCCCATTTCCATCTCCTTCAAACCACAAAGAccgctttttcttcttcttcatcttcttccttctccCCTAAACGCCTTACCCCAACGCCAACACCACCACCAACTCGGCGACTCGCCCCTTTCCATTCAGCTCACGCCAATTTCTACCGATGACCAATTTGATCACCTCCTTCACCACAATCAACATCCTCTCATCATTGTTTG GGTGGCAAATTGGTGTAGAAAATGCATATACTTAAAACCAAAATTGGAAAAGTTGGCAGCGGAATATTATCCAAG attatgtttctacACTGTCGATGTCAATACAGTTTCACATAAACTTGTTGCTCGGGCTGGTGTCACT AAAATGCCAACAATACAA CTATGGAAAGATGGGAAGAAACAAGCTGAAGTAATAGGTGGCCATAATGCATATTGGGTAATAGGTGATGTTCAGGAAATGATTGAAAATGAGTGCAACACTTGA
- the LOC130948691 gene encoding amino acid transporter AVT1C-like, protein MNNNSVSENSFYIDSDEEDEENKNLNKVEGGGGDGNDSDSSSYTNNENLPQRKPSSYNISWPQSYRQSIDLYSSVPSPNIGFLGTPSLSRLSSSFLSTSLTRRHTPEALPSVTKPLIQPVAAEDEAVRRRSSHALIPPRRSSSSLKKESKVSHEIPISRHCSFGQAVLNGINVLCGVGILSTPYAAKEGGWIGLSILFLFAIISFYTGMLLRSCLDSEPGIETYPDIGQAAFGTTGRIAISIVLYVELYACCIEYIILEGDNLSSLFPSAHLSLGGIELDSHTLFALITTLAVLPTVMLRDLSILSYISAGGVVASVLVVICLFWIGIEDVGFQSKGTTLNLATFPVAVGLYGYCYSGHAVFPNIYTSMANPNQFPAVLLTCFGICTALYAGAAVMGYTMFGEAILSQFTLNMPKEMVATKIAVWTTVVNPFTKYALTISPVAMSLEELIPSSHAKSFLYSIFIRTGLVVSTLIIGLSVPFFGLVMSLIGSSLTMLVTLILPCACFLRILRGKVTRFQAVLCITIISIGVVCAVFGTYSALAEIVKSLSG, encoded by the exons atgaaCAACAATTCAGTTTCAGAGAACAGTTTCTACATTGACAGTGATGAAGAAGATGAGGAGAATAAGAATTTGAACAAAGTagaaggtggtggtggtgatggtaATGATTCAGATTCTTCAAGTTACACAAATAATGAAAACCTTCCACAGAGAAAACCAAGCTCTTACAACATCTCATGGCCTCAGAGTTACAG GCAGTCAATTGATCTATACAGCAGTGTTCCATCACCAAACATTGGATTTCTAGGGACACCTTCATTGTCAAGACTAAGCAGTTCTTTTCTTTCAACATCTCTAACAAGGAGACACACTCCTGAGGCACTTCCATCAGTTACAAAGCCATTGATACAGCCTGTGGCCGCCGAGGATGAGGCCGTGCGTCGGCGTAGCTCTCATGCCTTGATTCCTCCAAGGAGGTCTTCTTCTTCCCTTAAGAAGGAATCAAAGGTCTCTCATGAAATTCCAATTTCAAGACACTGTTCTTTTGGACAAGCTGTGCTTAATG GCATAAATGTCCTTTGTGGTGTAGGAATCCTTTCTACACCTTATGCTGCCAAAGAAGGTGGATGGATTGGCCTTTCAATCTTGTTCCTTTTTGCAATTATTTCCTTTTATACCGGGATGCTCTTGCGTTCCTGCTTGGATAGTGAACCTGGAATTGAGACATATCCAGACATTGGCCAAGCCGCTTTTGGAACCACCGGGCGTATCGCCATCTCA ATAGTACTGTATGTGGAATTGTAT GCATGTTGCATTGAGTATATAATTTTGGAGGGTGACAATTTGTCTTCCTTATTTCCAAGTGCTCACTTGAGTTTGGGAGGAATCGAATTGGATTCGCATACTTTGTTTGCGCTGATTACCACCTTGGCCGTTCTACCAACTGTTATGCTCCGGGACCTAAGCATTCTCAGTTACATCTCAG CCGGTGGAGTTGTTGCATCGGTTTTGGTGGTTATCTGCTTGTTCTGGATTGGCATTGAGGATGTCGGCTTTCAGAGCAAAGGGACAACACTCAATCTTGCAACTTTTCCTGTTGCTGTTGGTCTCTATGGATACTGCTACTCAGGACATGCAGTGTTTCCAAACATTTATACATCCATGGCAAATCCAAATCAGTTCCCTGCAGTGCTCTTAACATG TTTTGGTATCTGTACTGCGCTGTATGCCGGAGCGGCTGTCATGGGATACACAATGTTTGGAGAAGCTATTCTGTCTCAGTTCACTCTTAACATGCCCAAGGAAATGGTTGCTACCAAGATTGCTGTCTGGACTACG GTGGTTAATCCATTTACCAA GTATGCATTGACTATATCTCCAGTAGCAATGAGTCTAGAAGAGTTGATACCATCAAGCCATGCCAAGTCTTTCTTATATTCCATCTTCATCAGAACAGGGCTAGTAGTTTCAACACTCATTATTGGCCTTTCTGTTCCTTTTTTCG GTCTTGTAATGTCATTGATTGGATCTTCACTCACAATGCTTGTT ACTTTGATACTTCCCTGTGCTTGTTTCCTACGAATCTTGCGCGGCAAAGTCACGCGATTTCAg GCAGTACTCTGCATTACAATCATCTCAATTGGTGTTGTTTGTGCTGTTTTCGGTACATATTCTGCACTCGCTGAGATTGTTAAGAGTTTAAGCGGATGA